A window of Aptenodytes patagonicus chromosome 1, bAptPat1.pri.cur, whole genome shotgun sequence genomic DNA:
GCCTCCACCGGGGGCTCGGTCGGGTCTGTCTGGGCCCGTAGCCTTTCCAAAACATCCCTCCAGCTCAACCTCACGGCCCTGTCCCCACCACGGTCCAGACCCTGCTCCCTCCCACGGCCCCATACACAAGCCGTCCCTACCCACAGTCATCACTGCACTGGGAAGGGAAAAGCAAGACTGCTCAGGGGACCTCGAGAGGGACTTCCCAGTTTCTCCTCCTGGGGACCCTTGGGGGTATGAGGTTGTCTTGCAACCACCCCTTTCCCCACCAGCACCTTCAGCAGTCACAGCTGGCACAGCAACACCCTCCCCATCGACATGGCCCTTCACGAGTGTCCCCAGGCCAGGGTCACCCCATGGCCTCAGGTGAGTTTGGACCCCAAGAGTTGCAGGTGCCTCCCTGGTTGCTCCAGACCCACCCCATGGGCTCTGACCATGTTGCCCAGTCTACCCCTGCCCACCTTTCTGCCGCTCTCCCTTTCCTGGTAGACCTCTCTAACCAGTTTTTCAGCTGGTACAGCTTCAGCTCCCCAGACACGGATTGTCCCCGTTCACCCCGCTCTTTTCCACCCTCCACTGAGCCTCCGCTCACCAAGCTCCAACCCCGTCACCTTGAACTATTTACCCCTTCCTCTAAAtctccctttctcttcacctcccagcccagctccaagATGAAACTGCATCTCTTGGCCTCCATCCCTGCATGCAGCAGGCGTGGGAGGTACAGAGACATTcagccctccttccccaggaGACGTTTGccaagagcagcaaagcagctccCGCCAGCCCCGTCCAGGGCATGGCCATGGGGAGCACTGCGGGTGGGACATTAAGAGGGGACAGGTCTCCGGTTGAAGGCTTGGCTGACGGACCCACCAGCCATCTGCAGAGACACAGCTGGAGGCAGCTCTTCTCCGCCCCACTGGGCACCCAGAGGAGGCAACACAGCCAAATTCAGCCCTGGTGAGCCCATGCTTGGGTGGCCAAGGCTCCTAGCTGACCCACAGCCCGGGGACTCAGGACTCAAATTCAGCTGAAGcctgaaaagcaaaaacaaagtaACACCCCAGGCCCTTCAGCATCTTCCCCTCATAGCACACATCTCCTGCAGACAACACACCAACATGCCCACAGCACCTCTGTGCAATGACCTCCTCCCGCCTCAGCTCCAAGCGGATACAGGTGAGATCTTTCCTTGCTGCAATCATCTGCTGTAGCCTTGGACTATATGGCCCTTCATGTGCACTGGAGAGAGCTTCAGACGTTTTTATAGACCAACACCCTACACATCCAGCCCCCATTGGTATATTGAGCTCTTGTTCAGCAGGACGTAGGCATTGTCCCCATTTTACacccagggaaactgaggcacacatgCCCGCTCACATCTGGTCAGGCAAAGCAGGGCAGAGCAAGGTCACACCTGGCCGGGCACCCAGCTGCACGCACTCTCGTCCCTTTGTGGGTTTGGCCGGAGGTGTCCCCCGGTTGTCCAGGCTCAGCCTTTCTGATGCACAGGGCTGTCTAGAGGAGCCTTGGCACAGCAAGGACCAACAGAGGGATTTGCTCAGAGCCGAGGGAGAAATCACTGCTTTGAGCAGAAAGTTGAAGAgattttcccctctgctccccagtgAGCTCCAGTAAAGCACTGGCCGAGGCTGGGAAGGGGCTTTTGCCCACCATCAGCTGCCGTGGGGATCTGCACCAGCCCTGCTTGGGGTCCTTTCCCAGCACCGGGTTAGACAAGGGGAACGTCTCAGCCCTCTGCTAGTGCCTGGAAAGCAAAACATCACATGCCTGGGGCTCACCCTGggtcttccttctgctccccttTAACAAAGGCAATTAACATTGAAGGGACACCATGGGAGCGGATGAGCCAAGGTGTTTGCTGGCACCAGGCTGTGCTTGCACCTGCAAAGCTGACTTGGGGACAGCAGACCCCAGCTGACAACGAGTGATGGGGAAAGCAGAgatcctccctccccagctgcatcCCCGCGGGGAGTCTCACCCACACCCGGCACTGGCTTGGACAAACCCTTCCAAAAATTAATCCCCCTTCTCAACCTCTGCCAAGCAAGACCAGGGCTTGCTTGGAGGGGCTGAGACACAGGCGGAGGTCGGAGGAGCCCCATTTCCTGAGGAAGCTGAATGGAAATAGGAGCACTGAAATCTCCATCAGCACCCACCTGGGTCTGGGAGCGTGCAGAGCCAAGGCAGCCGTGCTTGGGACGGACAGCGTTGCTGTTTGGGGTGGTATGTGCAGTTTTGTAAAAGCCAGGGGAGGATTCCATCTTTCCTGCCATGTCATGCAGGAATGAAACCCAAACTCTCCGTATTGCACTCAGAAAGAGCAGTCTGCTCCACTGCAGGCTCACTCTGGCCAACACAGCCTTCTGCTTCCACTgccaggtcccttccagcctcttcAAAATCCTTCCCCCAGGCAGCCAGGTCTTCCCTGGCCTCCGGGAACccccttgtcctccttctcctcctccacgtGCCAATGCTCAAAGGCCCCCTTCACCCACATCAGAGAAAACCAGAGAGGCTGCAGTGATTTAGGCAACCCCCAAGGTCATCGCGTCCTGAACCCCATCCTGGGATCAAGGAGGCCGCATGCCCATCTGGCTGAGGAAAGGATTCAGGCAGTCTAACTCAGCGGGCATTGAGCATCTGGCCAAAAATGCACTCCCACTGCGCAACGAGGTACCCGCGTTCACATCCACAGAGGCTTGGCTAGAAAAACCAAGGTGATTTCCAGCAGTGACCATGGGCAGAGTTAGCCCATGTACCTCAGGACAGAGGGCAACAGGAACACGGTGGCCTTGCAGAGACTTACATCAGGAGCTGAGCCTGCACGAggagggggcgggaggagggagcccttTAGCAGAGAGCCCAGCTCACACCATACAGCTCTGCATTCGAGAGCTATTGGGTACACCAGaaaatttaaaatcagaagagggaaaaaaaaaaccccagtactTTTTCCAAGCAGGAGGTTGACCCTCCAAGAACGCAGCGTCTTCAACAGATCCATGGAGATTAAGCCCTTCCAGTATCATAAAAACAGATGGTCTAGATGTGACCTCAGGCCACCAGACTTGGTACAGCCACTCTGGCTGCTGTACCTCCCCCCTGCAGCCCTGCGCTATGGGCATGGGTAGGACCTGCCTTGACAGTGGGCCACAAGGAGGACAGaccacaaaccccaaaacaggACCCCTATCCCAGGACATCCGTGCTAAGCAGGAGAAGTCTCCCCCTccaaataaaaaagcaagcaactcTCACTCTGCTCCTGGCCAAGTACccaggaggggaaggcagagatGGCATTGCACCTGCCTGAACtactttctttctgctttgtcccCTCCTTCTTTGCTGGAAGGAGGTTTGGGCATCACTTTGGGGTCTGCACCAGCCCTCTGCAGAGAGGCATTTCCCAGGACATAAAGCTATATCTGGAGGTCCTGGGAGGCTCAAAGGAGGCACAGGGTTGCTCGTTCCCTCTTCTGCAGTCATCACGTTGCCAGTCCCACCAGTCCAAGCAGCATTGCTCCCCCAGGCAGAGGGGGAGCCCCCATGAGACAGCCCCCAGGAGCTCCCACCTTGGCGACCTTGGGAGATTGCCACCTCCAGGAGCCCAGCTGAGAGGAAGCAGGCTTTAGTAATAACCACCCCCCTCCACCCTTGCCTCAAGTTGTTTAAACTTTCCTCCAGTGCAACCCAGAGCCAATACCGTCAGCCCTTCAGTTACAGCCTGACTGCAGATCCAGCTTCCCCACCATATCCCAGCCAGCTCTTTTTCTTGGCTCACTTACTGGGAGGAGAGTCCCCAGTGGGGAAATAACCTGCTGCAGTCCAGGGGATCTGCAGAGATCACGTTAAGTCCCCCTTTTCAGCTCATCAGCTTTTTGCAAGGTTTTTTGCATCGTGACTGGGTGTATTGAGTTTGCgcggcaaggttttggtagcgggggggctacaggggcagcttctgtgagaagctgctagaagcttcctctatgtccaacagagccaatgccagccggctccaagacagacctgctgctggccaaggccaagcacatcagcgacggtggtagcgcctctttGATAACATAGGTAACAAGaggaaaaagttgctgcgcaacagcaatcgcagccggagagaggagtgaaaatatGTGAAAGAGAAAACTCTGCAGTCACCacggtcagtgaagaaggaggggaaggaggtgctccaggcaccggagcagagattcccctgcagcccgcagtgaagaccacggtgaggcaggctgtccccctgcagcccacagaggtcCACAGTGGaacagatacccacctgcagcccatggaggaccccacgccagagcaggtggatgcccaaaggaggctgtgaccccatgggaagcccatgctagagcaggctcctggcaggacctgtggacccacggaaagaggagcccacgctggagcaggtttgatggcaggacttgtgaccctgtgggggacccacactggagcagtctgttcctgaaggactgcaccccgtggaagggacccacgctggagcagtctgttcctgaaggactgcaccccgtggaagggacccacgctggagcagtctgttcctgaaggactgtgccccgtggaagggacccacgctggagcagtttgtgaagagctgcagcctgtgggaggGACTCACCTTGGAGAAGTTCCTGGAGGaatgtctcccgtgggagggaccccacgctggagcaggggaagagtgtgaggagtcctccccctgaggaggaaggagcagcagagacaacatgtgatgaactgactgcaacccccattccccgtccccctgcaggGGAGGAGATAGAGAAAATGGGGAGTAAAGTTAatcccaggaagaagggaggggtgggggaaaaaggtttcttaagatttggttttatttctcattctcctactctgatttgattggcaataaattaaactaatttccccaggTCTAGTCTGTTtcgcctgtgacagtaattgctgagtgatctccctgtccttatcccAACCCACAAGCCTATCATTATATTCTCCCTCCCCTGCACagctgaggagagggagtgatagagcagctttggtgggcacctggtgtgcagccagggtcaacccaccacactgggGAACAGCCAGCACAGGAGGGAAGGAGTCTAATTGAGGAGACAGCACCTTGCATTAGAACTTGAGATAGGACATTGCTTGGGTGCTTCTGCAGGGGTCTGACAGACAGCTGAGGTATTTGAATTCTCATCTCAACTCCAGTTGGACTTCCAGACAggcccagccccagcaggtgGACACAGATTGTTTAGCAGggctctgcacagcagcaggggaCCAGAGAACACTAATCCCACTCCCTGCTATGCCTTGGAGCAGAGAACTGCACAGAAAACCCAGCGCTAGCTGTGTGTGAGCAACCAGAGAGGCCACAGGCAGCCAGCACCTGAGTGGGATCATCACCACAGATGTTAGAACTAACACAGCAGCTCCACCCCAGGGCAGATGGCTCACACCATGCTGTCACCCACCCCAGTTCACAGCGCTCACCCCAGCATCTACAGGCAGGAAAGCCCTACGGGTAGGACGGCAGTGACCATTGCAACATGGGAACCACCCtgcagccaccaccaccacccccccaccatGAGCCCGTTTGGAGGCACATCGAGACAGGAGAAGATCTTTTGCTGGTCCCCATTTATTCAGCCAGTACTGTGCATATACAAGGCTTGACCAAAGAGTTGCTTTTGGCCAAGCTGCAGAGTTTCCAAGTCACATTTCTTCAGACCCAGCCCACAAGTCCCTTCTCCGGAAGGAATTGCAAGGCTAGGTTACAAAAAGCTTCATCCAAGCTGCCTTCCCACAGGCAAAAGACTATTATTCCTCATCATACTCCTCTCCATCTGCcgagtcccttccaacctcctcATAATCCTTCTCCAGGGCAGCCAGGTCCTCCCTGGCCTCCGAAAACTCCCCCTCCTCCATGCCCTCCCCCACGTACCAGTGCACAAAGGCTCGCTTGGCATACATCAGGTCAAACTTGTGGTCCAGGCGGGCCCACGCCTCCGCGATGGCCGTGGTGTTGCTCAGCATGCAGACAGCCCGCTGCACCTTGGCCAGGTCTCCCCCGGGCACCACCGTGGGAGGCTGGTAGTTGATACCCACCTTGAAGCCCGTGGGGCACCAGTCCACAAACTGGATCGACCGGCGCGTCTTAATGGCTGCAATGGCCGCGTTCACATCCTTGGGCACCACGTCACCCCGGTACAGCAGGCAGCACGCCATGTACTTGCCACGGCGCGGGTCACATTTCACCATCTGGTTGGAGAACTCAAAGCAAGCATTGGTGATCTCTGGCACCGACAGCTGCTCGTGGTAGGCTTTCTCTGCCGAGATGATGGGCGCGTAGGTCGTGAGCGGGAAGTGTATCCGGGGGTAGGGCACCAGGTTGGTCTGAAACTCAGTCAGGTCAACATTCAAAGCACCGTCAAATCTCAAGGAGGCAGTGATGGAGGAGACGATCTGCCCAATCAGCCTGTTGAGGTTGGTGTAGGTGGGACGCTCGATGTCCAGGTTGCGGTTGCAGATGTCATAGATGGCCTCGTTGTCCACCATGAAGGAGCAGTCCGAGTGCTCCAGGGTGGTGTGGGTGGTGAGGATGGAGTTGTAGGGCTCCACCACTGCTGTGGAGACCTGCGGGGCTGGGTACACAGAGAACTCCAGCTTGGACTTCTTGCTGTACTCCACGGAGAGCCGCTCCATGAGGAGGGAGGTGAACCCGGAGCCTGTGCCTCCCCCAAAGCTGTGGAAGACCAGGAACCCTTGGAGTCCACTGCACTGGTCTGCCTGCAGCACCAGGGAAAGAGCCAGAAGGACCAAGTTACTGGAGTTATTCTGGTCTCACTGGACTTCAATTAAGCTAAAGCACTGGGTTCAACCATCAAGTTTCAGGCcttgccccccctgccccccaccatAACTGCTACACACACCTTCCACTCCTACCAGGCGAGATCTGTCAGACACAGCAAATGCAGCTGCTTTTAAATTGCCTCCTATTTTAGCAGGGAGAAAGGCCTGGCCTGAGAGAGTGACCTAGCGGGTCAGACAGAGGCTCATGATACTAGCAgtcaagaagaggaggaagagtctGAAAGCCACCAAGAGGTTCCACCTATATCAAGAATATCTTCATGTTACCACAGCTCTTCTGAGCACCTACCTGGGCAGAACCTTATACTCCAGAGGCAGCCACACAAGGGAGGAGAGGCCTAAGGGGAGACACTAACCAGAAGCTGAGCTATGACACTGGTTGGCATGAGATGTTGGGTCAGGACTGACACAGCAGACACTACACCCGTTAGGAGAAAGCCTTCTTGCTTGGACAGTTAAGCCACAGGTGCTTGTTTTCCTGCTTAAGCTGGGGGCAGCTTTagtccctccttccccccccctcaaGTCCCAGCCAGCAAGACATACACCCACGTGTGTCCCATCATGTTGTTCCAGGTCACAGTGGCATGGTCAACCTGACCAAGATCTGCTTGCCCTTCCCCATCACCGCATCTCTGGATGGCCAAGGCAACAGCAACCAGAGTGCTAATGCAGAAGACCCTCCACAGGGTGGTTTACCATTCTCCGAGCCCTGTCAACCACCGAGTCAATGATCTCCTTCCCAATGGCATAGTGGCCGCGAGCATAGTTGTTGGCAGCATCTTCTTTGCCACTGATGAGCTGCTCCGGGTGGAAGAGCGTGCGGTAGGTCCCAGCCCTGATCTCATCTGGAGGAAGTTGAGATCTCATGAGCATCACTGGCACAAGATCCACTGTCTACCAAGTTACTTGCACTAATTTAGATGCAGTTTCACATGGAAGCTGGCAGCCCCACCAGCAGTTTAGGTGGCCAACACTACACCTCAGGTCAGAGAAGGCACTCCTccacaccccaccccaaaaccaattTGGAGCCCTTCCACGACTTACCAATGACAGTGGGCTCCAGGTCAACAAATATTGCTCTGGGCACATACTTCCCTGACCCTGCCTCACTGAAGAAGGTCCCAAAGGAGGAGTCTGCTTGCCCTGAGGATGCATCGGGGGAGACGATGCCATCTGCCTCTATCCCATGCTCCAGGCAATACAGTTCCCAACAGGAATTGCCCATCTGGACACCAGCCTGGCCAATGTGGACAGAAATACACTCCCTCTGcatggggatgggagaggagaggaggttAGGAGTGTGCACAGAGGAATTGGGCTAAAGCTGGCACTTCTGGGTGTCTTTCTAGAGCACATGGCCAACAACCTACAGACAAGAGGAGCATTAGCCCAGCTTGGTGGCAGGCAGGGCATTTTCTCCCCAGCAGGCACCCAGGAGCTGCTCAACGAGCAACAGCTAAGCATTAGCCCTTGAGAGAGAGGCTGCAATGCCCTAACCTCTGCATCTGCCTcggtgggaggctgcaggaggtcCCTCCGCATCCCAGCACTCTCCTTACCTTGCTCAACAGCCCTGTTCCCAGGAGCAGGCCACCAAGCCCAGCTGCTGGACCTACAGCATGGTGGCTGTCAAG
This region includes:
- the LOC143155646 gene encoding tubulin alpha-1C chain-like; this translates as MGNSCWELYCLEHGIEADGIVSPDASSGQADSSFGTFFSEAGSGKYVPRAIFVDLEPTVIDEIRAGTYRTLFHPEQLISGKEDAANNYARGHYAIGKEIIDSVVDRARRMADQCSGLQGFLVFHSFGGGTGSGFTSLLMERLSVEYSKKSKLEFSVYPAPQVSTAVVEPYNSILTTHTTLEHSDCSFMVDNEAIYDICNRNLDIERPTYTNLNRLIGQIVSSITASLRFDGALNVDLTEFQTNLVPYPRIHFPLTTYAPIISAEKAYHEQLSVPEITNACFEFSNQMVKCDPRRGKYMACCLLYRGDVVPKDVNAAIAAIKTRRSIQFVDWCPTGFKVGINYQPPTVVPGGDLAKVQRAVCMLSNTTAIAEAWARLDHKFDLMYAKRAFVHWYVGEGMEEGEFSEAREDLAALEKDYEEVGRDSADGEEYDEE